The sequence AACATCGAGCCACGCCCCTCCACACATTAGGCAAAAACCTTTCTCCACTTACTTGACAAATAGTGGAAGTATAGTTGGAGAATAACGAATGCTGCCTCAGACAACACTAACATTACACAATACATACTCACAACTCTTCATTTTCTCGATAACATCGAGTCACGTCCATCCTCACAATAGGCAAAAACCTTTCTCCACTTACTTGACAAACAGTGGAAGTATAGTTGGAGAATAACGAATACTGCCTCAGACAAAATACTAACATTACACAACACATAATATATACTAAGTCTAtcgctaaataataattttaaaagtaaataggtacaaagtGCACACCATATTATGATATAATCTTTTGGTGCAGTTAGTGTAGGTGTAGACAtaccaaattatttatataaattttatctCTCTAAGTCTGTGAATCTTTGtccttttttctctgttttCTAAGACCATTCTGTCTCCatatcctgtaaacttttatttctattttcctTCACTCACATATATTATTTggtgtgtttcaggattttataTACACAATGGCACCCACAACCAGGAGGGCAGCAGTAATGGAGGAGCAAGAGAAACTAAGAACTGCCCTCCGGGAACTGAAGTTGCTGAAACAGCTAAATGAACAGTTGTTGAAGGAACAAGAGGACAGTGAAGTTGAGTTAAGAGCCATTATTGCCAAGAACACTCAATTGAAGGCTGAACTAGCTGACTTGAACAAAGTTCATACTCTGGTACTCGAGGAACGGGACCAACTCCAGGATGCAGTTGGCTCATTCAATCAGTGCATCCAAACATACGATGAGGCTCTTAGCAAGATTTCTATGTTAGAGAATGAATTGAGTAGGGCTCAGAAAACAATTGATGACCTTCAGTCTCAATTGCAAAGTTATGAAGCAAAGGACACAAATAATTTATATGACGAACTGCTCACTTCATCCTCAATAGCGCCAGTAGTGACCATCGATCTGACATGTGACAGTCCTTGTGCTAGTGATACTAATCCACTACGGGAAGATAACTTAGTAAACTTAAATagccataataaaataaaaaaatacattaaacttAACAAAATTATCAGGAAAACACAAAGATTGACAAAATGTCATAAAACctatacaagaaatatttcatcattacAAAAGGAACGTTCCCAATTAGTAAATAAGCTTGATGCTTGTTGCATATCCTTAACAGAACTGCAGAATAAATATGATGTGGATGTTCAAACCCTAAATGAtgaaatttccaaattgactCAGTCTCTTCATAAAGTTACCGACCTATACGAGCTGTCACAAAAACAGGTCCATGAGCAAATACTGGCAGCGGACCAATTGTTAACATTAAGTAACTATAACATGGCTCGTTTTGAGTCATTAACAAATAGGTATGATTGTTCTCcaaatgtacctataatttGCCAAAATAGCCCTACAGTGCTCCCTGTGAAAGCAGATACTTGCCCAGGGCAGTGTAGCATAGATGTTAGGGTTCCTTCATCAGACAATATGAATCCCTCAACTAAGCCAATAAAACAAACTGTAATTATTTCTGACAGCTTAGGTAGAGGGCTCGGCTCCATGATGAGCTATTACTTAAAGCATTCAGTGATTAATAGATGTTCCCCTGGTGCTACTTTTTaccatttaattaataatttaaatgaaaaatcattGGATAGCAATACAAATGTCATATTGTTGTTTGGGGACAGTTTGCAAGTCAAAAAACAACAGATTGTAAAATGCATtcaaaaattactaattttacatGAGAAAACCAAATGTAAATTTGTCTTGTGTGCCTTTCCTTATTCTGGTacatttaataaacaacaaaatgagaatatacatacattaaatttgaaaatgtataatctgacaaaatattatagcgaagctATTTCTTACTTTGATATTAATAGTTTTACTAATAAGTTTAGATTGACCGGTGACAGTATGCATCTTCCAAAGAGATGCAAGATGCATATTGCTTCACTATTAgcatataatttaaatgattcagttacaagtgttgtaacAAAGTCTCTTGACTCTTTTACAAACCGTACGtctagtactaatattttctgtattgactcgagtacttccagtactaatatttcaattattgactcaagcaatggtttatgtactattaggaaccctattgcttgtttaaactagatagtaagacaacggaggagctctgtaaaatgaatactgtacatcaaaacatacagagcctcaccggcaaggatggtaaaatttttaaatcaagTAGTAACACAACAGACAAGCAATGTATgattaatcttgtacaccaaaatatacagggcttgtctggaaaagaatatgaaattgaactttttataaaaaaattagatatcgatattctatgccttactgagcattggctcaatagttatcaattaattgtcaatcttggaaattattcattgtcaagtgcgttcacaagaaagaaggctattcgcggaggatctatgataataacccgcaacaacattaattacaaggaacgaaaagacattcttaatctttcggttgaacgcactattgagctgtcctgtgttgagctggagcgatatattatagtttgcgcataccgacctccttcgggtgacttttctctgtttgaggacgtcatggaggaggcactgaggcggatatgtaggtcatcaaaaaaaatattgatttgtggagactttaatattgatattttacttcacacctcctttacagacagattacttaacttatttaaaagttttaatttagaaaacatttttgttgagcccacacgtgtaacttcaacttcagctacttgtattgataacatttttggtgattgtaaaattgttaaaaaatccattatcaccactcttagatccgaccactgtggacaaatgatatctgttcccagctctcaacaaaatataacaaaagttataaagtataggccagtcaccaccaaaaaagtaaggcaattcaaactcaatattttatctactttacctacaattgaccttacacagggtggtccggatgaactctataaagcttttttttagctgtataaactcccaatttaattgtatttttaaagtaatagaaaaaagattgtttaaaaatcttaaatttagtgagtgggctactgctggcatttataaaagtaggaacaagctgtttgacttgtatgcagaaaagcaatataattatactccaacatttgttcagtatgtaagaaattattcaaaattatttagaaatgtttgcatacaagctaagtcaattcacataaaacagaaaattattaattctgataataaaatcaaagcagcttgggatatcatcacagatgaaactgggaaacgtaaagtggaaaataataaattggaacttaaaattaacaaccatattactgactccgacttagaaatagcaaacgtatttgaggacttttttcgaaacattccagttaccactaccagttcccttaactcgtcgccaacggaagcctacactattctaaggagcaatgtttctgagtgcagtgtattatttaaatttgaacacgttaccccatatgatattgttaaagtattcaaatcgctacagtacaaaaaaaccggagacctatggggaatttcagtaaaagtaatcagcaatattattgatattgttgctccatatcttgctctaatctttaatgagtccgtagattcaggatcctttccagatcttatgaaatacagtaaattaattcctctttttaaatcgggtagtaaaactgacccaaataattacaggccaatttcaattttaccgacttttagcaagatatttgaaaaaattatgctcaaccaactgctccagcactttaatctgaataaattacttcattcggagcagtatggttttactaaaggtcgatcaacaatcgatgcgggcgcaatgcttttaaagcatatattcgatgcatgggagaactcacagaatgctattggaattttctgtgatttgtctaaagcattcgattgcgtttcgcatgaaactctcttggctaaattgaaccactatggaatcaaagactctgcgcttagtctcattgcgtcctacctcagtgatcgtatacaaactgtatgtgtaaatgatgtgaagtcatccggatcagcctcactaatgggtgttccacaaggctctatcttaggtcccttcatgtttttggtatatataaacgatttaccatatttcgtccaaaataattgcgatattgtactatttgctgatgatacgtctttgatttttaaagtcgatagaaattataataattttgacgatgtaaatagaaccatatcgcaggttactcattggtttactgttaataatttgcttttaaatgcaaagaaaactaagtgtgtcgaattcgcattgcccaatactaagacggcaaatgattttaatttaatggtaaataatgatatgttgaaagtagaagaaactaccgtgttcctagggataactttagatgcaaagcttcaatggaacgcccatatatcaacacttgctggtaaactcagctctgctgcttacgctgttagaaagattcgacagataactgatgtggaaactgcaaaaattgtatattttgcctattttcacagtattatgtcttacggaatcttactatggggtaaagcggcagatattggaaaaattttcgtattacaaaaaagggcaatacgcgcaatctataatttaaaaccgcgcgattccctacgagagaaatttaaggaaataggtattcttacagtagcttctcaatatatttacgctaatataatttttgtacgacaaaacattcatagttacaaaaaaatcggtgatttccacgaccggcaaactagaaaccgtgataggctcgcatatcctacgctccgcctcaggaaagttggaaaatcgtttgtgggaatgagtgtaatattttataataaaattccacaatcaattttagacttgcctt comes from Maniola jurtina chromosome 17, ilManJurt1.1, whole genome shotgun sequence and encodes:
- the LOC123873610 gene encoding uncharacterized protein LOC123873610; the encoded protein is MAPTTRRAAVMEEQEKLRTALRELKLLKQLNEQLLKEQEDSEVELRAIIAKNTQLKAELADLNKVHTLVLEERDQLQDAVGSFNQCIQTYDEALSKISMLENELSRAQKTIDDLQSQLQSYEAKDTNNLYDELLTSSSIAPVVTIDLTCDSPCASDTNPLREDNLVNLNSHNKIKKYIKLNKIIRKTQRLTKCHKTYTRNISSLQKERSQLVNKLDACCISLTELQNKYDVDVQTLNDEISKLTQSLHKVTDLYELSQKQVHEQILAADQLLTLSNYNMARFESLTNRYDCSPNVPIICQNSPTVLPVKADTCPGQCSIDVRVPSSDNMNPSTKPIKQTVIISDSLGRGLGSMMSYYLKHSVINRCSPGATFYHLINNLNEKSLDSNTNVILLFGDSLQVKKQQIVKCIQKLLILHEKTKCKFVLCAFPYSGTFNKQQNENIHTLNLKMYNLTKYYSEAISYFDINSFTNKFRLTGDSMHLPKRCKMHIASLLAYNLNDSVTSVVTKSLDSFTNRTSSTNIFCIDSSTSSTNISIIDSSNGLCTIRNPIACLN